The following are encoded in a window of Narcine bancroftii isolate sNarBan1 chromosome 2, sNarBan1.hap1, whole genome shotgun sequence genomic DNA:
- the LOC138753012 gene encoding uncharacterized protein, with amino-acid sequence MSPCHPIYLQPTYVVERWEDTHAKPGEERPNSLWTVPDWNPGPPAPLQCRAHHATPNQPAAAVEPAARRLRHLRRPPPPRNGATSDHRQCTPSLLLTCGSPRERGRMPAEGKRCVSCELHLASPSFRKKAPPARGRRFFFQWEFHRVVSQGVTSGACGRADSSSRPLYNDCLASQRDRGKFKVGIIMQAERNADPEAGTWVLIREREARRRDCFWPTLWVLSVLGLTALICFLLLSQWQETGDSQIRDLDTSATHHSLSRFMKQVGDDARGKTAAHLIASPTVKGKEVVWQDNVDSAFVEGVEFADNGLVIKTPGQYFVYTQVVFYHKGCQDKTIYLSHNISLHTESYEEDALLLKAIKSVCHYGRHPQHWYKSSYQGAIFQFHEGDQIFSRVSERVVQYVDSTMGKTFFGIFAL; translated from the exons atgagcccgtgccacccaatttacctgcaACCCACGTATGTTGTTGAACGGTGGGAAGACACCCACGCGAAACCCGGGGAAGAGCGtccaaactccttatggacagtgccgGATTGGAACCCCGGGCCGCCGGCGCCACTGCAGTGCCGCGCCCACCACGCCACCCCAAACCAGCCGGCAGCCGCCGTTGAGCCAGCGGCCCGTCGCCTCCGGCACCTGcgacgccccccaccccccagaaatgGGGCCACCTCCGACCACCGGCAGTGCACCCCGTCCCTCCTGCTGACCTGCGGCTCtccgagagagagagggcgaatgCCAGCGGAGG GCAAACGCTGCGTTTCCTGCGAACTCCACCTCGCCAGCCCTTCTTTCCGTAAAAAGGCGCCTCCCGCCCGCGGTCGCcgattctttttccagtgggaGTTCCACCGGGTAGTTTCCCAAGGCGTTACGTCAGGGGCGTGTGGGCGGGCGGACTCCTCCTCCCGGCCTTTATATAACGACTGCTTGGCATCACAACGAGATAGAGGCAAGTTCAAGGTGGGCATCATAATGCAGGCGGAGCGAAATGCGGATCCCGAGGCGGGGACCTGGGTCTTAATCCGGGAGCGAGAAGCCAGGAGGAGGGATTGCTTCTGGCCGACCCTCTGGGTGCTGTCCGTCCTCGGGTTGACCGCACTCATCTGCTTCCTGCTTCTGAGCCAGTGGCAG GAGACGGGCGATTCGCAGATACGGGATTTAGACACGAGCGCAACACACCACA GTTTGTCTCGATTCATGAAGCAGGTGGGGGACGACGCGAGAGGGAAAACAGCAGCTCACCTCATTG CTTCACCCACTGTCAAAGGAAAGGAAGTGGTCTGGCAGGACAATGTGGACTCCGCCTTCGTGGAGGGAGTTGAGTTTGCAGACAACGGACTGGTCATCAAGACCCCCGGGCAATACTTTGTTTACACCCAGGTGGTTTTCTATCACAAAGGCTGTCAGGACAAGACCATCTACCTGAGCCACAACATCTCTTTGCACACGGAGAGTTACGAGGAGGATGCCCTGCTCCTGAAAGCCATTAAGTCCGTCTGCCACTATGGGCGCCACCCACAGCACTGGTACAAGAGCTCCTACCAGGGGGCCATCTTCCAGTTTCATGAGGGAGACCAAATCTTCTCCAGGGTCAGTGAGAGGGTGGTGCAGTATGTGGACAGTACCATGGGGAAAACCTTCTTCGGAATATTTGCCTTGTGA